A region from the Lycium barbarum isolate Lr01 chromosome 8, ASM1917538v2, whole genome shotgun sequence genome encodes:
- the LOC132607083 gene encoding protein REVEILLE 8-like isoform X2, with protein MNSGSANSASMAANNNSTDASAKKARKPYTITKSRESWTEEEHDKFLEALQLFDRDWKKIEDFIGSKTVIQIRSHAQKYFLKVQKNGTMAHVPPPRPKRKAAHPYPQKAQKNVLVPLQASMGYPSSMNSLPPGYPPWDDTSVLINSPTGRAMLSQDEYHRQRIQAPSSELPEQSKRGSVPHGIPDFAEVYSFIGSVFDPDTKGHVQKLKEMDPINFETVLLLMRNLTMNLSNNLTMNLSNPDFEPIKNVMSAYDLGTKVVGLPTGGAANNPNDLSCRTI; from the exons ATGAATTCAGGCTCAGCAAATTCAGCATCCATGGCGGCTAACAACAATTCTACTGATGCTTCTGCCAAAAAGGCTAGGAAACCTTATACTATAACTAAGTCAAGAGAAAGTTGGACTGAAGAAGAACATGACAAGTTTCTTGAAGCTCTTCAACT GTTTGACCGTGATTGGAAGAAAATTGAGGATTTCATAGGCTCAAAGACAGTAATTCAG ATTCGCAGTCATGCCCAAAAGTACTTCTTGAAGGTCCAGAAGAATGGTACAATGGCACACGTGCCACCACCTCGGCCCAAGCGTAAAGCAGCTCATCCTTATCCCCAGAAGGCACAAAAAAATG TGTTAGTACCATTGCAAGCATCCATGGGTTACCCTTCTTCAATGAATTCCCTTCCACCTGGATATCCACCATGGGATGACACTTCTGTACTTATAAATTCTCCAACAGGCAGAGCAATGCTATCACAAGATGAATACCATCGTCAAAGAATTCAGG CGCCAAGTTCTGAACTGCCAGAGCAGAGCAAACGAGGTTCTGTTCCGCATG GTATACCCGACTTTGCAGAAGTCTATAGCTTTATTGGGAGTGTCTTTGACCCAGACACTAAAGGTCATGTACAGAAGCTGAAGGAGATGGACCCCATTAATTTTGAAACT GTTTTGTTGTTGATGCGAAATCTTACAATGAACTTATCAAACAATCTTACAATGAACTTATCAAACCCAGACTTTGAACCCATT AAAAATGTAATGTCAGCGTATGATCTCGGTACAAAAGTTGTGGGCCTTCCTACAGGCGGTGCTGCCAATAACCCCAATGATCTATCATGTCGGACAATATGA
- the LOC132607083 gene encoding protein REVEILLE 8-like isoform X1: MNSGSANSASMAANNNSTDASAKKARKPYTITKSRESWTEEEHDKFLEALQLFDRDWKKIEDFIGSKTVIQIRSHAQKYFLKVQKNGTMAHVPPPRPKRKAAHPYPQKAQKNVLVPLQASMGYPSSMNSLPPGYPPWDDTSVLINSPTGRAMLSQDEYHRQRIQADIGSKGATLISNSSITGIRSSNRTAPSSELPEQSKRGSVPHGIPDFAEVYSFIGSVFDPDTKGHVQKLKEMDPINFETVLLLMRNLTMNLSNNLTMNLSNPDFEPIKNVMSAYDLGTKVVGLPTGGAANNPNDLSCRTI; encoded by the exons ATGAATTCAGGCTCAGCAAATTCAGCATCCATGGCGGCTAACAACAATTCTACTGATGCTTCTGCCAAAAAGGCTAGGAAACCTTATACTATAACTAAGTCAAGAGAAAGTTGGACTGAAGAAGAACATGACAAGTTTCTTGAAGCTCTTCAACT GTTTGACCGTGATTGGAAGAAAATTGAGGATTTCATAGGCTCAAAGACAGTAATTCAG ATTCGCAGTCATGCCCAAAAGTACTTCTTGAAGGTCCAGAAGAATGGTACAATGGCACACGTGCCACCACCTCGGCCCAAGCGTAAAGCAGCTCATCCTTATCCCCAGAAGGCACAAAAAAATG TGTTAGTACCATTGCAAGCATCCATGGGTTACCCTTCTTCAATGAATTCCCTTCCACCTGGATATCCACCATGGGATGACACTTCTGTACTTATAAATTCTCCAACAGGCAGAGCAATGCTATCACAAGATGAATACCATCGTCAAAGAATTCAGG CTGATATTGGATCAAAGGGAGCTACATTGATTAGTAACAGCAGCATCACAGGCATAAGAAGTTCCAACAGA ACAGCGCCAAGTTCTGAACTGCCAGAGCAGAGCAAACGAGGTTCTGTTCCGCATG GTATACCCGACTTTGCAGAAGTCTATAGCTTTATTGGGAGTGTCTTTGACCCAGACACTAAAGGTCATGTACAGAAGCTGAAGGAGATGGACCCCATTAATTTTGAAACT GTTTTGTTGTTGATGCGAAATCTTACAATGAACTTATCAAACAATCTTACAATGAACTTATCAAACCCAGACTTTGAACCCATT AAAAATGTAATGTCAGCGTATGATCTCGGTACAAAAGTTGTGGGCCTTCCTACAGGCGGTGCTGCCAATAACCCCAATGATCTATCATGTCGGACAATATGA
- the LOC132607083 gene encoding protein REVEILLE 8-like isoform X3: protein MNSGSANSASMAANNNSTDASAKKARKPYTITKSRESWTEEEHDKFLEALQLFDRDWKKIEDFIGSKTVIQIRSHAQKYFLKVQKNGTMAHVPPPRPKRKAAHPYPQKAQKNVLVPLQASMGYPSSMNSLPPGYPPWDDTSVLINSPTGRAMLSQDEYHRQRIQGIPDFAEVYSFIGSVFDPDTKGHVQKLKEMDPINFETVLLLMRNLTMNLSNNLTMNLSNPDFEPIKNVMSAYDLGTKVVGLPTGGAANNPNDLSCRTI, encoded by the exons ATGAATTCAGGCTCAGCAAATTCAGCATCCATGGCGGCTAACAACAATTCTACTGATGCTTCTGCCAAAAAGGCTAGGAAACCTTATACTATAACTAAGTCAAGAGAAAGTTGGACTGAAGAAGAACATGACAAGTTTCTTGAAGCTCTTCAACT GTTTGACCGTGATTGGAAGAAAATTGAGGATTTCATAGGCTCAAAGACAGTAATTCAG ATTCGCAGTCATGCCCAAAAGTACTTCTTGAAGGTCCAGAAGAATGGTACAATGGCACACGTGCCACCACCTCGGCCCAAGCGTAAAGCAGCTCATCCTTATCCCCAGAAGGCACAAAAAAATG TGTTAGTACCATTGCAAGCATCCATGGGTTACCCTTCTTCAATGAATTCCCTTCCACCTGGATATCCACCATGGGATGACACTTCTGTACTTATAAATTCTCCAACAGGCAGAGCAATGCTATCACAAGATGAATACCATCGTCAAAGAATTCAGG GTATACCCGACTTTGCAGAAGTCTATAGCTTTATTGGGAGTGTCTTTGACCCAGACACTAAAGGTCATGTACAGAAGCTGAAGGAGATGGACCCCATTAATTTTGAAACT GTTTTGTTGTTGATGCGAAATCTTACAATGAACTTATCAAACAATCTTACAATGAACTTATCAAACCCAGACTTTGAACCCATT AAAAATGTAATGTCAGCGTATGATCTCGGTACAAAAGTTGTGGGCCTTCCTACAGGCGGTGCTGCCAATAACCCCAATGATCTATCATGTCGGACAATATGA